A single region of the Sorghum bicolor cultivar BTx623 chromosome 7, Sorghum_bicolor_NCBIv3, whole genome shotgun sequence genome encodes:
- the LOC8064354 gene encoding uncharacterized protein LOC8064354, translated as MPIEMPRELPFAVDTWTPASSLKRHRFLTHAHRDHLVGIAATSAVSASSSPIYASRLTILIALRIFPQLDRAAFVELDVGDPPLRVPDPDGDFTVTALDANHCPGAVMFLFEGPFGAVLHTGDCRLTPDCLTALTPPHLARGRIDYLFLDCTFARCALRFPTKEDSIRQVINCVWKHPSAPAVYLVCDMLGQEDVLIGVSRAFGSKIYVDRERNSDCHQTLAHVAPEILADADAAASTRFHVIPFPRLSERATEILALARAAHQPEPLIIRPSSQWYAYYDPPPPEEAAAASQRQQQKPVLTEAMRDEFGVWHVCLSMHSSQDELEQALGILKPKWVVSTTPPCMAVDLSYVRKHCSLSRFGPDDPLWKLLGISDGMSTVTGSPQAVLLTAEAVEKNNQLFSSCVDECASDDGSQVVEDVAEAAVVDFEIRVEPPVTLFGSARFGLPQHEPELWNYEYESVEINGEVQLEANDSAAEPGFCSSTKPIEVVELTEAATKEKNSVSESGICSNRKPVEVVEFTETATKERNSVYDSELLKNTKSDDGVQVVDLTEDGRKEQNLSAETAHCKYDKGNGEAELGAQEQNLNVHARLMEVCRHKVTVEGKDRMEVTKSISAVHVTVSATKDDTIITSSGIEKNSDQYSERESDSSTVVGSSKGLNANLRRLYRSMNVPVPRPLPSLVQLMAASKRPRVSQTVQL; from the exons ATGCCGATCGAGATGCCTCGCGAGCTGCCGTTCGCGGTGGACACGTGGACGCCGGCGTCGTCGCTGAAGCGCCACCGCTTCCTCACCCACGCCCACCGCGACCACCTCGTCGGCATCGCCGCCACCTCCGCCGTCTCCGCCTCCTCCTCACCGATCTACGCCTCCCGCCTCACCATCCTCATCGCCCTCCGCATCTTCCCCCAGCTCGACCGCGCCGCCTTCGTCGAGCTGGACGTCGGCGACCCGCCGCTGCGCGTCCCGGACCCCGACGGCGACTTCACCGTCACCGCGCTCGACGCCAACCACTGCCCAG GCGCCGTGATGTTCCTGTTCGAGGGCCCCTTCGGCGCCGTCCTGCACACCGGCGACTGCCGCCTGACGCCGGACTGCCTCACCGCCCTGACGCCGCCCCACCTCGCCCGCGGCCGCATCGACTACCTCTTCCTCGACTGCACCTTCGCGCGGTGCGCTCTGCGGTTCCCCACCAAGGAGGACTCCATCCGCCAGGTGATCAACTGCGTCTGGAAGCACCCGAGCGCGCCGGCGGTGTACCTCGTCTGCGACAtgctggggcaggaggacgtcCTCATCGGGGTGTCCAGGGCGTTCGGGTCCAAGATCTACGTCGACAGGGAGAGGAACTCCGACTGCCACCAGACGCTGGCGCACGTCGCGCCGGAGATcctcgccgacgccgacgccgcggcCTCCACCCGCTTCCACGTCATCCCGTTCCCGCGGCTCTCGGAGCGGGCCACGGAGATCCTCGCGCTGGCGCGCGCCGCGCACCAGCCGGAGCCCCTCATCATCAGGCCCTCCTCGCAGTGGTATGCGTACTACGACCCACCGCCaccggaggaggcggcggcggcgtcgcagcggcagcagcagaaACCGGTGCTGACGGAGGCGATGCGGGACGAGTTCGGGGTCTGGCACGTCTGCTTGTCGATGCACTCGTCCCAGGACGAGCTGGAGCAGGCGCTGGGGATCCTCAAGCCCAAATGGGTCGTCTCCACCACGCCGCCGTGCATGGCGGTGGACCTCAGCTATGTCAGGAAGCACTGCTCCCTGTCCCGGTTTGGTCCTGACGATCCCCTCTGGAAGTTGCTCGGGATATCTGATGGAATGTCTACTGTTACCGGCTCGCCGCAGGCAGTGCTGCTGACAGCAGAAGCCGTCGAGAAGAACAACCAATTGTTCAGTTCTTGCGTTGATGAGTGTGCCTCTGATGATGGCAGTCAGGTAGTTGAGGATGTTGCAGAAGCAGCAGTGGTTGATTTTGAGATCAGAGTTGAGCCGCCTGTCACGCTTTTTGGAAGCGCAAGGTTCGGATTACCGCAACACGAACCTGAACTGTGGAACTATGAGTATGAGAGTGTTGAGATCAATGGTGAAGTTCAGCTTGAAGCCAATGATTCTGCTGCTGAACCTGGGTTTTGTAGTAGTACCAAGCCTATTGAAGTAGTTGAGTTAACTGAAGCTGCAacgaaggagaagaattcagttTCTGAATCTGGGATTTGTAGCAATAGAAAGCCTGTTGAAGTAGTTGAGTTTACTGAAACTGCAACAAAGGAGCGGAATTCAGTCTATGATTCTGAGTTGCTGAAGAACACCAAATCTGATGATGGAGTGCAAGTAGTTGATCTAACTGAAGATGGAAGGAAAGAGCAGAATTTGAGTGCAGAGACTGCACATTGTAAATATGACAAAGGGAATGGAGAGGCTGAACTGGGGGCTCAAGAACAGAATCTGAATGTTCATGCTCGTTTGATGGAAGTTTGCAGGCATAAGGTGACTGTCGAAGGTAAAGACAGAATGGAAGTGACTAAATCGATCTCAGCTGTGCATGTTACAGTTTCAGCTACTAAGGATGACACCATTATTACATCATCAGGAATTGAGAAGAACTCTGATCAGTACTCTGAAAGGGAGAGCGATTCTTCAACCGTTGTTGGGTCATCAAAGGGTCTTAATGCAAATCTGAGAAGGCTGTACAGGTCGATGAACGTGCCGGTTCCACGGCCCCTGCCATCTCTTGTCCAGCTCATGGCAGCCTCCAAGCGACCCAGAGTTTCCCAAACTGTGCAGCTGTAG
- the LOC8068524 gene encoding uncharacterized protein LOC8068524: MAYTPAAGWGDLPLDLLGGVIARLPFPADRARFAAVCRAWRSAVRQHGSHLPWIVFPSCTFCTAGHGAACFSFLQIPGLADREEDVTCLGAAHDCWLALDCTDDIVRRTTLEDSGCDPDTGEPLVYPRRNVKHKHTYLLHNPFSNLTVPLPELDAIVGHVAETFHIRKVLMRSPAPQDDVIAVMTTNCNYNIILCRPGKGTFVLPYYRIIDVVFLGDMLYGITSGEELLAFHLGEDEDGRPSVTRIELVITNPLSRYYYHEFPWFWPEDVDKGAGEDEHNNEENDNSGADEGYLQEEDRNEDEESDDDDELADQALEDIFNGDDVVSNNLAPEVYEEAFEAFDEDVPYEPKDEMVIRRYLVKSRSDELLLVRHRYLSSPCSDSYTHNVEVLKVDPNKGKWAASNGLDKGEALFLSQSYNKCTLARGDVQEGFVYYTTHLVDDAYDMTCCTTRYFPKKNFSLSPPSPTPHLTLTHTRAHPASAARAPPPPPARRRSCSPCPTGADQICRAPPTHTAPAPDPPPPLTRPSPALCATAASPHLARTPKPRRRRRRDRKTRGAEEQTAASSHPRPWPAPPSLCVFVSSCGLRWQPPAIPDRRHSGIVWGLDIRVFCEPLNAAKVIAVGPGDRDRDGKLIPVSLSEGDTILLPDYGGTKVKLAERVC, encoded by the exons ATGGCGTACACCCCAGCTGCAGGGTGGGGCGACCTCCCGCTGGACCTCCTGGGCGGTGTCATCGCGCGCCTGCCGTTCCCGGCCGACCGCGCTCGCTTCGCCGCTGTCTGCCGGGCATGGCGCTCCGCCGTGCGGCAGCACGGCAGCCACCTCCCGTGGATCGTGTTCCCGAGCTGCACGTTCTGTACCGCCGGCCACGGCGCAGCCTGCTTCTCCTTCCTCCAGATCCCGGGACTCGCCGATCGCGAGGAGGACGTGACCTGCCTTGGCGCCGCCCACGACTGCTGGCTCGCGCTCGACTGCACGGACGACATCGTCCGGCGCACAACCCTTGAGGACAGTGGGTGCGATCCGGACACGGGGGAGCCCCTCGTCTACCCCAGGCGCAACGTGAAGCACAAGCACACCTACCTCCTGCACAACCCCTTCAGCAACCTCACCGTGCCGCTCCCCGAGCTAGACGCCATCGTCGGCCATGTAGCCGAGACCTTCCACATTCGTAAGGTGCTCATGCGTTCGCCGGCTCCACAAGACGATGTCATCGCAGTCATGACCACCAACTGCAACTACAACATCATATTATGCCGTCCAGGAAAGGGTACGTTTGTGCTACCCTACTACAGGATCATTGACGTCGTGTTCCTTGGAGACATGCTTTATgggatcacctcaggcgaagaACTCCTCGCCTTTCACCTCggcgaggatgaggatggccgGCCTAGTGTTACCAGGATTGAACTAGTCATCACAAACCCCTTGTCCAGGTATTATTACCATGAATTTCCATGGTTCTGGCCTGAAGACGTTGATAAGGGAGCTGGCGAAGATGAACATAATAATG AAGAGAATGACAACAGCGGCGCCGATGAGGGATACCTCCAGGAGGAGGATAGAAATGAGGACGAAGAgtcagatgatgatgatgagctaGCAGACCAAGCATTGGAGGATATCTTCAATGGCGATGACGTGGTATCGAACAATTTGGCGCCTGAGGTATATGAAGAGGCATTTGAAGCGTTTGACGAGGACGTGCCCTATGAGCCCAAGGATGAGATGGTTATCAGACGATACCTTGTCAAGTCACGGAGCGATGAGTTGCTCCTAGTAAGGCACCGTTATCTATCATCCCCATGTTCTGATAGCTACACTCACAATGTTGAAGTCTTGAAAGTGGATCCCAACAAGGGCAAGTGGGCCGCATCTAACGGGCTAGACAAAGGGGAGGCACTTTTCCTTAGTCAATCGTACAACAAGTGCACTCTAGCGCGTGGAGACGTTCAGGAGGGCTTCGTGTATTATACAACACATCTGGTGGACGACGCGTATGACATGACTTGTTGCACTACCC gttattttccaaaaaaaaatttctcCTTATCCCCACCCAGCCCAACCCCGCACCTAACCCTAACGCACACACGCGCCCACCCTGCAAGCGCcgcccgcgcgccgccgccgccgcccgcacgCCGCCGAAGCTGCTCCCCGTGCCCCACCGGTGCCGACCAAATCTGCCGCGCGCCGCCGACCCACACCGCCCCCGCCCCTGACCCGCCCCCGCCACTGACCCGCCCCTCCCCGGCCCTGTGCGCCACCGCCGCCTCGCCGCATCTCGCACGGACGCCGAAGcctaggaggaggaggaggagggaccgGAAGACAAGAGGAGCAGAAGAGCAGACCGCCGCCTCGTCGCATCCCCGCCCCTGGCCCGCCCCTCCCTCACTGTGCGTCTTCGTCTCCTCTTGCGGACTGCGGTGGCAGCCGCCGGCGATCCCCGATCGGCGACACTCAG GAATAGTGTGGGGGCTAGATATTCGAGTATTCTGTGAACCA CTGAACGCTGCTAAAGTCATTGCTGTTGGCCCTGGTGATCGTGATAGGGATGGTAAGCTGATCCCTGTATCTCTAAGTGAAGGCGACACTATTCTGCTTCCGGACTATggtggaacaaaggtgaagcttGCTGAAAGAGTATGTTAA
- the LOC8068526 gene encoding testis-specific Y-encoded-like protein 2, whose protein sequence is MAWADLPLDLVGDVMAYLPLPADRARFAAVCGAWRSAARQLAASGRMPWILLPSGGVCTTIGHAAAFFRIPGLPEKTTCLGGATGADAWLVLDCTDDTCRRTPFWDNYCPDTGTFKDDPRPDVKHRHTYLLYNLFSNVTVPLPELDAIIGHVTETFEVCKVLMIMPPSSSWSTPDGNDVVIAVTTNHCEYNVILCRPGKGVFVLPYYKVIDIAFVRDILYGITMSEELLAFHLGEDEDGRPNITRFERAINSPLSYDHDESDEDDDDDEEEEEEEEEEDHNESDDDDHESDDNDNDNDNDDDDDDEEEEEGISSIDESDDDDEAAANQAWNDGRVRHDVFDYSSNDISVAMSTY, encoded by the exons ATGGCGTGGGCGGACCTCCCGCTGGACCTGGTGGGTGATGTGATGGCGTATCTCCCGCTCCCCGCCGACCGTGCCCGCTTCGCCGCCGTCTGCGGCGCATGGCGCTCCGCGGCGCGCCAATTGGCGGCGAGCGGCCGCATGCCATGGATCCTACTCCCGAGCGGCGGCGTCTGCACCACCATCGGCCACGCCGCCGCCTTCTTCCGGATCCCGGGGCTCCCCGAGAAGACGACCTGCCTCGGCGGCGCCACCGGCGCCGATGCGTGGCTGGTGCTCGATTGCACCGACGACACGTGCCGGCGCACTCCGTTTTGGGACAACTACTGCCCAGACACAGGGACGTTCAAGGACGACCCGAGACCTGACGTCAAGCACAGGCACACCTACCTGCTGTACAATCTCTTCTCCAACGTCACCGTGCCGCTGCCGGAGTTAGACGCCATCATCGGCCATGTCACCGAGACCTTCGAGGTCTGCAAGGTGCTCATGATCATGCCTCCTTCTTCTTCGTGGTCAACTCCGGATGGCAACGATGTTGTCATTGCCGTCACCACCAACCACTGTGAGTACAATGTCATCCTGTGCCGCCCTGGCAAGGGAGTGTTTGTGCTACCCTACTATAAGGTGATTGACATCGCGTTCGTCAGAGACATACTCTATGGGATCACCATGAGTGAGGAACTCCTCGCCTTCCACCTTGGCGAGGACGAGGATGGAAGGCCTAACATTACCAGGTTCGAAAGAGCCATCAACAGTCCATTGTCGTACGATCATGATGagtcagatgaagatgacgatgacgatgaggaggaggaggaggaggaagaggaggaggatcaTAATGAGTCAGATGACGATGATCATGAGTCAGATGACAATGACAATGATAATGACAatgacgatgacgatgacgatgaggaggaggaagagggtatCAGTAGTATTGATGAGtcagatgacgacgacgaggcagCAGCAAATCAAGCATGgaatgatg GACGTGTTCGACACGACGTCTTCGACTACTCATCCAATGACATTTCAGTGGCCATGTCAACGTATTAG